The sequence ATGCGCTTTGTGCCGGTGAAGAGTGCGCAGCAGCAGGCCGGGCAGTCCGTGCATCGCATTCGCAGCCGCCTGGTCCGGGCCCGTACGGCACTGTGCAACGAAATTCGCGGCTTGCTCGGCGAATTTGGCCTGATCGCCAGCCGACGCGGGCGCGCGGCGACGGTCGAACTGCTCGAGACGGTCACCGCTGCCGAGCCGGTGCCCTTGCCGGCGCCGATGGGCGAGTTGTTGAGCGGCTTGAAAGAGGAGTTGCAGGCGCTGGATGCCCGCATCGAGCGACTGGAGCGAGTGATCAAGCGCAGTGCGCGCGAGGATGCGCGCATCCAGCGCCTGCTGGCCGTGGAAGGCATCGGCCCGCTCACCGCCAGCGCGGTGGTGGCAGCGGTCGGCGATGCCCGGCAATTCCGCACGGCGCGTCAGTTCGCCGCCTGGCTGGGCCTGGTGCCACGGCAACACTCCACGGGCGGGCAACAGCGCCTGGGCGGGATCACCAAGCGTGGCGATACCTACCTGCGCACCTTGTTCACCCATGGCTCCCGCTCGGTCGTACGCTGTTGCGCCAACAAGACCGATGCTCGCAGTCGCTGGCTGCAAGGCC is a genomic window of Pseudomonas knackmussii B13 containing:
- a CDS encoding IS110 family transposase yields the protein MNISRVGLDLAKQVFQVHGVDSHERVVCRRQLKRAQMLDFFRQLAPCLVAMEACGSAHYWARELQGLGHEVRLIAPQFVKPYVKGDKHDAHDAEAICEAASRPSMRFVPVKSAQQQAGQSVHRIRSRLVRARTALCNEIRGLLGEFGLIASRRGRAATVELLETVTAAEPVPLPAPMGELLSGLKEELQALDARIERLERVIKRSAREDARIQRLLAVEGIGPLTASAVVAAVGDARQFRTARQFAAWLGLVPRQHSTGGQQRLGGITKRGDTYLRTLFTHGSRSVVRCCANKTDARSRWLQGLLQRCNANAVAVALANKNARIVWALLSRETTYQPA